A single genomic interval of Saccharospirillum mangrovi harbors:
- a CDS encoding Ig-like domain-containing protein — protein MLRPNFRFHRTFVWLLLCFALSACVPNPFEFTEPGTARLVTEERFNNPVLSQAGIIEYSSSNTDVATVDANGLVVALAPGQSQITATQTLGERIQSIDYSVEVITRQASLTAWVGPLGSELQLSDGTEGVNLFTTSDANCNPIQFAHCANSQSLRLRSTSSAAVTLSQPGYVRLQHGEHEWSGMLSADWFEGRRSHSVVAFRGRLWVIGGLGDRLGIPQYLTDIWSSTDGTTWVPEQWDNQSELLPSGNTSQVVLFNNALWLINTNTGALWSTLDSPEHDSGFVWQARGSIGAGFEGRSASSVVVSHDGDGTERLWLVGGDSGSGYRNDVWTSTNGTEWARREPSANGKVFSGRADHQAVFFNNRLWVIGGNIGDLYINDIWSSADGKDWREETRQAEFSGRYGHRVVVYNDGRGERLWLVGGTRRVWVDNTAEGFNEQLLNDVWSSADGTHWRQETVDAAFSSRRNHALVVFNQQLWVVGGHGGSFLNDVWSSRNGQDWQPHTAEAAFSGRYSHQAVAFADRLWVIGGYGGSYNNDVWSSADGLHWQQHRVHADFSPRSDHRVVVFNQRLWLVGGLLNVNRTPDDYSNEVWSSADGVQWQRVLAEAPFSPRAAHALVVFDNRLWVIGGTAWKDGDSVQRRTNDVWSSSNGRDWIEETAQAGFSARASHQAVVFNGQLWVIGGLGAGNGVVWSSQDGRHWQSRPDANLTTRFGHQALVTQDAQGERLWVIGGNILGEGPTNQLWTTRNGTHWTAVDDPHSELNRFSARTGLQALSFDNRLWVIGGTDNNGSVLHDVWRSAEGVNWQKGLQVDVEFEER, from the coding sequence ATGCTTCGACCCAACTTTCGTTTTCATCGCACCTTTGTCTGGCTGCTGCTGTGTTTCGCACTCAGCGCCTGTGTTCCCAACCCGTTTGAATTCACCGAACCCGGCACGGCCAGGTTGGTGACCGAGGAACGCTTCAATAACCCCGTGCTCTCGCAAGCCGGAATCATCGAATACAGCAGCAGTAACACCGACGTCGCGACTGTAGACGCCAACGGCCTGGTGGTTGCCCTGGCCCCCGGCCAAAGCCAAATCACCGCCACCCAAACGCTGGGCGAGCGCATTCAGAGCATCGACTACAGCGTGGAAGTGATTACCCGCCAGGCCAGTCTCACGGCCTGGGTGGGGCCGTTGGGCAGTGAGCTGCAACTCTCTGACGGCACTGAAGGGGTGAATTTGTTCACCACCAGCGATGCCAACTGCAACCCCATTCAATTCGCCCACTGCGCCAACAGCCAAAGCTTGCGTCTGCGATCCACCTCCAGCGCGGCCGTAACGCTGAGCCAGCCGGGCTATGTTCGCTTGCAGCATGGCGAACATGAGTGGTCGGGGATGTTGAGTGCGGATTGGTTTGAGGGGCGGCGGTCCCACTCGGTAGTCGCTTTTCGCGGGCGGCTTTGGGTGATTGGTGGGCTGGGTGACCGGCTGGGTATCCCCCAATACCTAACCGACATCTGGTCGTCCACCGACGGCACCACCTGGGTGCCCGAACAGTGGGACAACCAGTCGGAGCTGTTGCCCAGTGGCAACACCAGCCAGGTGGTGCTGTTCAATAACGCCCTCTGGCTGATCAACACCAACACCGGGGCGCTCTGGTCGACGCTCGATAGCCCCGAGCACGACAGCGGTTTTGTCTGGCAGGCGCGGGGGTCGATCGGTGCCGGGTTTGAGGGCCGCAGCGCTAGCTCGGTGGTTGTCTCGCACGACGGCGACGGCACCGAGCGGCTGTGGCTGGTCGGCGGGGATTCCGGGAGCGGCTACCGGAACGACGTCTGGACCTCAACCAACGGCACCGAATGGGCGCGCCGGGAACCCAGCGCCAACGGCAAAGTCTTTTCGGGTCGTGCTGATCACCAGGCGGTGTTTTTCAACAACCGGCTTTGGGTGATTGGCGGCAATATTGGAGACCTATACATCAACGACATCTGGTCGTCCGCCGATGGTAAAGACTGGCGAGAGGAAACCCGCCAGGCTGAATTTTCGGGCCGATACGGGCACCGCGTTGTGGTGTACAACGATGGCCGTGGCGAGCGGTTGTGGTTGGTGGGTGGGACAAGGCGGGTTTGGGTCGACAACACTGCGGAAGGTTTTAATGAGCAACTTCTAAACGACGTCTGGTCTTCCGCTGATGGCACGCACTGGCGCCAGGAGACCGTGGATGCCGCGTTCTCGAGTCGCAGAAACCACGCCCTGGTCGTCTTCAACCAGCAGCTTTGGGTGGTGGGCGGGCATGGCGGGTCTTTCCTGAACGATGTCTGGTCCAGCCGCAACGGCCAGGACTGGCAACCCCACACCGCCGAAGCCGCCTTCAGCGGGCGCTATAGCCACCAGGCGGTGGCCTTCGCCGACCGGCTTTGGGTGATCGGCGGTTACGGCGGCAGTTATAACAACGACGTCTGGTCCTCCGCCGATGGCCTGCACTGGCAGCAACACCGCGTCCACGCCGATTTCTCGCCACGCTCAGACCATCGGGTGGTCGTGTTCAACCAGCGGCTGTGGCTGGTGGGTGGGCTATTGAACGTCAATCGCACCCCGGACGACTACAGTAACGAGGTCTGGTCCAGTGCCGATGGCGTGCAGTGGCAACGCGTGCTGGCCGAGGCACCGTTCAGCCCACGCGCAGCGCACGCGTTAGTGGTGTTCGATAATCGCCTCTGGGTCATCGGCGGCACAGCGTGGAAAGACGGAGACAGTGTACAGCGACGGACAAACGACGTCTGGTCGTCCAGCAACGGCCGCGACTGGATCGAAGAAACCGCCCAAGCCGGCTTCTCCGCCCGCGCCAGTCACCAGGCGGTGGTCTTCAACGGCCAGCTTTGGGTGATCGGTGGCCTTGGCGCTGGTAACGGCGTGGTGTGGTCCTCCCAGGATGGCCGCCACTGGCAGTCGCGCCCCGACGCCAACCTGACGACCCGTTTTGGGCACCAGGCCCTGGTCACCCAGGATGCCCAAGGCGAGCGGCTTTGGGTGATCGGTGGCAATATTTTGGGTGAAGGACCAACCAACCAACTCTGGACCACCCGCAACGGCACCCACTGGACCGCCGTTGACGACCCCCACAGCGAGCTGAACCGCTTCTCGGCTCGCACCGGCCTTCAGGCTCTGAGCTTCGATAACCGGCTTTGGGTGATCGGTGGGACTGATAACAACGGCTCTGTGTTGCACGATGTCTGGCGCTCGGCCGAGGGTGTGAACTGGCAGAAGGGGTTGCAGGTGGACGTTGAGTTTGAGGAGCGCTAA